From the Acidobacteriota bacterium genome, the window CAATTTGGTCAACAGCCGACTGATGGCCAAGGCAACAATCAGGCCTAAGCCAATGCCGACGGCAGCCAATCGCATTCCTTGACCAATGACCATTTTCAAAACATCCGCGCGTTGCGCCCCCAACGCCAACCGGATGCCGATTTCCTGTGTGCGTTGCGAGACAACGTAATTCATCACACCGTAAATGCCCACCACAGCCAGAACAATTGCCAAGCTGGCAAACACCAATAGCAGCATGGCGATGAATCGTTGCGGCGCCACCGAACGCGAAAGCAGTGTTTCCAGCGTTAGTGGCCGCCGAATCGGTTGATTCGGATCAATGCTGCCGACAACCTGGCGAATGGCGTTCGTCAGATTTTCTGGCTGCGCTTTTCCGCGAACCACCAAAGTCATGCCCGAAGTTGGCTGTTGCGCGGCCGGAATGTAAAGTTCCGGATTGAAGTCCGCAGTCAATTCCATGAGTTTGACATTGCCGATGACGCCGACGATTTCGCGTGAAACCTCTTTGCCGTACAACTTCACTTCTTCAGGCGTTCCGATGGTCAGATGCTTTCCAATCGGATTTTCGCCGGGCCAATACACTTTGGCGAGCTGTTCGTTGATGATCACAACGCCAGCGCTGGTGCGAACATCTGCGTCGGTAAAATCGCGACCGGAGCGGAGCGGAATGCCCATGGTTTTGAAATAGTCGGCGCTGATTTCGTGATTGTCAGCATTCGGCGGATCCGAATTCGGCGGGGTCGGACGATCATCAATGCTGAACGAAGTCGTGCCGCGACCATTATTGAACGGCAGATTGGTGGTGACGCCGGCGCTTTCCACTCCCGGCATTGAGCGAATGCCTTCCAGCGTGCGGCGGAAAAATTCCGCCTGCTGATCGGAAGTGTTGTATTTTGCGCGCGGCAAACTGATGTCGGCTTTGACCACGTTTTCAGCCCGAAAGCCCGGATTGACTTCCAGCAGTTTCCAGAAACTTTTCAGCAACAATCCAGCCGTTACCAGCAACACCAATGAGGCGGCGATTTCCAATACGACCAGACCATTGCGGATCAACGTCAATTTTGCCGATCCGGAAGCCGAGCGCGTGGATTCGCGCATGGCCTGGCTCAAATTGGTTTTGGTCAGTTGCCACGCGGGCAACGCACCAAACACGATTCCGGTAATGACCGACATCAACATCGTGAATACGACGACAATGCGGTCAATGGAAATGTCATTCGGATTGGGAACTGCGTCAGGGTTGATTTTGATCAACCACTCAACGCCGAACGCGGCCAGCAGTAATCCCAGAACGCCGCCAACCAGCCCCAGCACCAGACTTTCCGCCAGCATCAATCGAATCAAATTCCAACGCGAAGCGCCCAGCGCCGCGCGAACCGAAATTTCTTTCCAGCGTACCGTCGCACGTCCCAACAACAAACTCGCAACGTTGACGCAGGCGATCAACAGCACCAACACAACCGCACCGAACAAAATCCACAGCGGACGTTCAATGTCGCCCACCAGTTCTTCGCGAAAGGAAACCAACTTGAATCCTAGATCGCGCTCATCGTTCGGGTATTCGCGCGTCAACTGATGCGCAACGCCCATCGCGTCGGCGCGCGCCTGTTCGTAACTCACACCAGCTTTTAGCCGGGCCACGGACTGCAGAAACGAAGTTCCGCGCTGAAACTTCGACAAATCCAACGCCAACGGTTTCCAGACTTCGATGCGATCCTGCGGGAATTTGAAACTCTGCGGCATGACGCCGATCACTGTGTGCGGCTCGCCGTTGAGTTGAATGCTTTGGCCAACGACATCTTTCCCGCCGAATTTGCGCTGCCATAACCCGTAACTGATGACGGCAACCAGGTTTTTGCCCGGCACATCTTCTTCAGCGGTGAACCAGCGCCCTTGCAGCGGTTGTGTGCCGACGACTTTTCCGAAATCCGCCGAAGCGTTGATGCAGGAAAGCGATTCGGGAATGCCGTTGCCGGTCAACGCGACGCTGGCGTAATGAAATGCAGCGTAACTTTCAAAGCTTTGATTGCGCGTTCGCAAATCCGTGTAATTGTGCGGCGAAACGGAAAACTTCCCTTCACCCTGCGCGTCGCTGCTCCAGATATAAGTAATCCGATCAAAATTCGGATACGGCATCGGACGCAGCAACAAAGCGTTGACGACGCTGAACACTGCCGCATTCGCGCCAATGCCGAGCGCCAATGTCAGCACAGCGATTAAAGTGTAGCCGGGATTTTTCCACAGCATCCGGCAACCGTAACGCAAATCTTTCAACAGGTTTTCCAAAGTTCCTCCCTCTATCTCCTATTCGTAACTTATTCGTATCGGAGCGCAACCATTGGATCAACTTTTGCGGCTTTACTGGCAGGGATCAAACACGCCAACACGACAACCGCTCCGAGCAACAACGTGACGCCGGCAAACGCCACAACATCGGTTGCGCTGACGCCGTACAGCAAATTCGACAACAAGCGGGTCAACACCAACGCCGAAACCAGACCGATGATCATTCCAATCGCCGCCAGCTTCATTCCCTGTCGCAGAATCATTCGCAAAACATCTCCGCGCTGTGCGCCAAGCGCCATGCGGATTCCGACCTCGCGGGTGCGTTGGGCGACCGAGTAAGACATCACGCCGTAAATGCCAATGCCGGCGAGCGTCAGCGCCAGCAAGCCAAATGCGGCCAACAACGCCGCCACGGCGCGCGCCGGAAACAGCGACAAATTCATGTGCTCTTTCATCGTGATGACGTTGGTCACCGGCAGATTCGGGTCCAGATTGCGAAACTCATTGCGGATGGAACCGATAACGGATTCGGGATTGGTCGTCGTCCGCACGATCAAGCTGTTAAACGCCAATTGATTGCCAAGCGGAAACCAGACAAATGCTCGCGGGTCTTCGCCGATACTCCAATACTTGCCGTCTTTGGCGACGCCCACGATTTCCCAAGGCTCGCCTTCCGGCCTGGTTCTGAGGCGTTTGCCAAGTGCGTTTTGATTGGGATTGGCGCCAGGAAAGAACTTGTGCGCGAAAGTTTCATTGACGACCACCGAACGCGTTTTTCCTTCCTGATCCAGTTCGTTCAGGTCGCGTCCGGCCAGCAACGGAGTTCCAATGGATTCAAAATACTTCAATCCGACGTCGGCGTTCATTGCATTTGGCGCGTTGACGCCCCGCTCTATCGGCTGGCCTTCGATGAAGATGTTGGTTCCGTTGTAATTCATGCTGAGCGGCAAGAAATCACTTACCGAAGCGGCTTGAACTCCGGGCAGCGATTGAATGCGATTGAGCAATTGTTTGCGAAGCTGGTTTCCATTTTCGCTGTTGTACCCTTGCAGGCTCAAGTCAAACGACATTGTCAGCGAGTTTTCAGGATTGAATCCCGGATTGATGGTTCGCAGTTGCTGCAACGCGCGTAGCGTCAATCCGGCGGCAACCAACAGCAGCAGCGAAACGGCAATTTGCGCGACAACCAGCGAACTGCGCAGCCACGAACGGCGCACGCCCGATTGTGAAGCCACGTCTTTCAGCGCCGGAACCAGATCGGTTTTGGTCGCCTGTAACGCCGGAACCAATCCGAACAAGATTCCCGTGATGACCGAAACGATCACCGAAAACATCAGCACGCGCCAATCCAGATGAAGCTCCAATGTAACGGGAATGTCGGCTGGCGGTTTCAAACTGATGATCAGGTCAATGATCCACCCGGCGAGCAACACGCCCATCAAGCCTCCCACCAGTGCCAGCAAGACGCTTTCGGTCAAAAGCTGGCGGATGATGCGCGCGCGACTGGCTCCGATGGAAAGCCGTATGGCAATTTCCTTGGCGCGTTCCGTGGCGCGCGCAAGCAGCAGGTTGGCCAGATTCGTGCAGGCAATCAGTAAAACCAATACAACCAGAGCCATCAATACGGCAGAAATGCCGAGCATCGCATTTCTGATCTGAGGCAAAATCAATCCCGGCGGCGTCAACGAAATCTTCAATCCTTCGTTTTCGCTGGGGTAATCCCTGGCCAGTTGCGCGGCCACCAGATTCAGTGAAGCTTCGGCTTGTTCGGTCGTCACTCCCGGCTTCAATCGCCCGACAATGAACAGATTTTGATTGCTGCGATTGTCCAGCCAATCCGATTCCGGCTCAATCCACCGCTGCATCGCAAACGGCACGTAAACTTCCGGCGTGTAAACGAACTCAGTGCCTTTGAATCCAGCGGGGGCGACGCCTACGACTTTGAACTTTTTACCGTTGATCAGGATTTCGGAATCAATAATTCCGGCGTTACCGCCAAATCGTTTTTGCCAAAGTGAGTAACTGATGACGGCCACGGGATGGCTCAGGCGCGTTTTGTCTTCTTCCGGCAAAAACCCGCGTCCGACCACGGGTTTGACGCCGACCACATCGAAGTAATTTCCCGAAACCTGAAATCCCCAAACCTTTTCGTTATGACCGCTCACGCTCAGGCTCATGGGCGAAAACCGATAGGCGAGCAGTCCGGAAAGCACTTCGTTGCGGTCGCGAAAATCAACGTAGTTCAGATAGGAATGCGCAGACATTTCTCCGTCTTTGCCCATGGAATTGACCGCTACCAACTGCTTAGGTTCCGGAACGGGCAATGAACGAAACAACACCATGTTGACCAGGCTGAAAATTGCCGTGTTCGCTCCAATCCCCAGAGCCAGTGACAAGATCGCCACAATGGAAAAGCCTGGGCTTTTTATCAGTCGGCGAAGCCCGAATCGAACATCCTGAAATAACGTTTCCATCTATCCTCCTTGTCGGACAATGATTGGCGGACCACAAACCAGCCCACAGACAATCCAATTTTCGTGCCTGTCAGAAATTTGCACTAAATCATCTAACCAATGGAGTTGCAGGCTTGTCAGTGAAGGGTTCAGGAAGGAACTCGTCCGAATCCGGGAAGATTTTATCCCGAATTCGGACAGCGGCAATTTCTGGCAGAAGTCCGCACGAAAGTAAGAGCGTGAACTCACACTTACCGCGTGTGTGTTTCCGCACCCCAACAATCATCAAGAAGGCGCTTTTGGGCCAATTGATAAAGCTCCAAATCCACCGCCGACAATTGCTCGATTTTTTTGCGCAGCGACGCATCCAGCGTTTCGCGCACAGACCGTTTTTCCGTGATGTTCTGATTGTAACGATTGAAATCCGGCGGCAACGGCCATCCGGCTTTGCGACAGGTTGCCGTGACCGTGTCGTCAAAATGTTCGACGGTTCCGACGACATCAATTTTCTTCAACCGCGGTTCCGCCAATTGAAAGATTTGCTCGTCCGACAGATCGCTCAATTGGTACGGCGTGGATTGCGCCAATTGGCGGGATTGCGGATTTCGCAACAGCGCCGCCACCACCGGAGCTTCCGTGCTGTCCAAAAACTCCGCAAAAGGGCGGCGCACAGCTACCTTCCAGAGCTGAATAAAGGAATTGATGTCCGGATCTTCCACAGTCATATTCGGGTCGCGGTCGAAGACTTCATTCAGGTATTCGTACACCGAGCAAAGGCGGTCCACCGGATGCCGGAAGATGGCCACGACAAAGGGATTGTTCAGGTGAAAGGTCAGTTCATATCCGATGTGGCCTGTGATCAAGCGATACTTTTCAAGCTCGCTCAGCGGACGTTTCCGAATCGTTTCCCAATATGCGCCGGAAAGAATTTCTGACTCCTGAAAGTGATCGCATAAAAAGGCTGTGAAAGACATCCCAGCCGTTTTGGGAATGTGTAGAAAAAAGAATTGCTGCATAGGCAAATAGATGGTCATGTTTCGAGTAAAAGAATCCTTCCCTATTTATCATACTCAGGCGGCAAAAAGCTCGACGAGCAATTTTCGCCAGGCATCGAGTTCCTGTTCCGGCAGAAATTTTCCTGCCAAATTTTGGCCCGCAAGTTTCAGTTGCGCCAGAAACTGTTCGTCCGTTTCCGCGCGAAACAGCAGCCTGGCCAGTGCTTCCCCATCACCGACAGGGAAATAACCCGGATAATTTTCGCCCAGCAATCCCAAATTCCCTGGTACGCGTGAAGCAATCACAGGAACTCCTGCAGCAATAGCTTCGGAAATCGAATTGGCTCCGCCTTCCATGCGCGATGAGTTCACACAGAGTTGGCTGCTTCGCAGAATTTCCAACGCTCGTTTCGGCGATTGTTCTCCGACCCAACGATACCGCGGATTCAAGTGCATTTCGCGCCGGGCGCTAACTGCGATTCGCTCCCCCAATGCTTTCCCTACCTGAACAATCTGAATGCGGGAAGTGGCGGGCAACAATCGCGAAGCCATCGCCGCACGAAATGGGTCTTTAACCCCGCGCAAATGCCCAATCACGCAAACCTGAAAAGCAGATGCATGGGATTTGTGATTTGGAGGCTGACTTTGCGGATTGCCCATCGGGCTGACGGCCAAACCAACAGATTGATAAATGACGCGCGTTTTGTGGTGAAATCGTTCGGGCAAATTTTCCAGCGCTTTGGGTTGCAACACAATCAATCGCGTCGCCATTTCCAACGAAGCCTGCGCCTGTCGGCTGCGGCGCAAATCGTGATACAGGTCGGTTCCGGTCAACGCGACGATCAACGGACGATGCGAATGCATCCGGTGAAACCGGTTGATCGAATCATGGCTGCGTTTAGCGTGTAGCGCGACCAACACATCAAACGGTTGATCCACGTAATTTTGAGAAATGACGACACGATGCCCAAGTTGCCGCAACAGGTTTGCCCAGCGCAACGCCGTACGCCGATTGCCAGCCAGCGAATTCGGCGGCGCGGGAGTGATGATTCCGATTCTCATCGCCGGATTGGGTTACAAGGTTTTCGCGCACCGAAAGCCTGAAATCATCCAACGTTCCGGCGGATTGAAAAAGTTGCGATACGTCGCGCGAATGTGAATTCGCGGCGTGGCAAAGGAACCTCCGCGCAAGACTTTCTGGCCGACAAACCATTTGTCGTTGTATTCGTTAAACTCGGTTTTGAAGCCCGGATAGGGCGCATAATCCGAATTCGTCCATTCCCAGACATCGCCAATCATCTGGTGACAACCATAAAAGCTTTTGCCTTTCGGAAAAGCGCCTATCGGCGCAACGCTCCACAATTGATTGTCGAACAAATTGGCGTGAAGCAGTTCTGGCGCGGCGTCGCCCCAGGGAAAGTTTCGTTTGGTTTTCGTCGCCGGATCGCAGCAAGCAGCTTTTTCCCATTCGGCTTCGGTGGGCAACCGCTTCCCTGCCCATTTGGCGAACGCAGTGGCTTCAAAATAACTGACGTGCGTCACAGGTTCGTTGGCTTTGGCTTTCGCCGAATGCACGCCGTGATAATCGCGGATCATCCATTCATCGCCTTCGCGCTCCCAATACAGCGGCGCTTGCCATTGTTCGCGGTTGACGGTTTCCCAAGCGGTCGAAAGCCACCAGCGATAATCCTGATAGGCTCCGGCTTCGATAAATTCCAGATATTCGCCGACGCTGACCGGCGCGCGATCTATCGCAAAATCCTGCAGAAACACTGTGTGCTGCGGCTTTTCATTGTCCCAGGCGAATTCATCGCCATCGTAACCAAGCTGAAACAATCCGCCTTCGACCTCGACCATTCCGCTGACGGCTTCTGTCGCTATTGGAGCAACCGATTGCGGAGCCTCGTACAAATCGCACAGCAAATGTTTAATGTCATACACCAGCAGTTCCTGATGCTGGATTTCGTGCTCCAAGCCCAACCGAATCAGCTTCAGTAATTCCGCCGCGTCTTCACGCCGATCTATCTGTTCCAGGAACTTCAGCATTTCGGCATCAACGTGCTGGCGATAGCGCACAGTGTCTTTGACCGTAGGCCGCGACTTGGTTCCGCGTTTGGCACGTTCAATGCGCTTGCCGAACCCTTCATAATAGGAATTGAAGTAGAAAAGATATTCTTCGTCGAAGACTTTGTAGCCCGACTGATAGGTTTGCAGCAGCGTTTCAAAAAACCAGCTTGTGTGGCCGATGTGCCAGCGCGGTGGAGACATAAACTCGGCAGTTTGGACGACGTAATCTTCGATTTCCAGCGGCGCGACAATCTGCAAGGTTTGCTGGCGAACCTGCTTGAATAGCTCAATCATCTTGGCGGCTTCAATGGAAACTTGAGTCTTCGTCGTTTGAGCAATCGACATTTTCCCTCCTCTTCAAAAGCAGACAGGATTTACATGATTTCACAAGATAAAGACCAATCCTGAAAAATCATGTAAATCCTGTCTATTTTTCGGTCAAATGTTAAACAGGTTGTTCAGCGATTCAGCCAACGTCGGATGGGCAAAGATCGCATCGCGCAGAGCCGTGTACGGCAGTTTACCCATCATCGCAATTTCCATCATGGACATAATCTCGCCGCCTTCGATGCCCAGCACCGTGAAGCCCAATATCTGTCCCGTGTCAGCGTCAATCACGGCTTTCATAAAGCCGCGCGTTTCGCTCATTTCGATGGCGCGAGCGACGTAAGCCATCGGCATTTTGGCGATTTTGAGGTTCAAGCCTTTCGCCTTCGCTTCGCTTTCGCTCAAACCTACACGGCCAAGTTGCGGGTCAATAAAAACGGTGTACGGCACGAAGCGGTCTGTTATGGTCGCGTTTCCGCCTTCAATCAAATTGGTTTTGATGATTCGATAATCGTCATAACTAATATGCGTAAATTGCGGCCCACCTTTGACATCGCCGAGCGCATAGATTTCGGCAACGTTGGTTTCCAGCTTCGCATTGGTTTTGATGAAGCCTGCCTTGTCGGTTTCGACTCCGGCGGCGGTCAGGTTCAGTGCGTCAGAATTCGGCGTGCGGCCAGCGGCGGCCAGCAAATGCGTTCCCGTAATTGTGCGTTCGCCTACAGCGGTTTTTACCGTCAGATGAATTTTGCCTTCGGCGTCGCGAGAGACTTTGGTCGCCGAAGCATTCAGCAAAACGTCAACACCGTCTTCTCGCAAAATCTTGGCGACTTCATCGGCCACGTCTTGGTCTTCGCGGCCAAGCAATTGCGCCGCGCGTTGGACAATCGTCACGCGCGAACCGAAGCGTCGAAACATCTGCCCGAACTCCAGGCCGATATAACCTCCGCCAAGCACCAACAGATGCTCCGGCAATTCGTCGAGTTCCATAATCGAACTGGAATCGAGGATGGGAACATTCTCGCTGCCCGCGACGCCGGGATCAGCCGGGCGACAACCGACATTGATAAAGATTTTTGGCGCGCTGAGCTGGCGAGTCTTTCCGTCGTTCAGTTTAACAACAATGGTGTTTGCACTGGTAAAGCTGGCTTCGCCGAAAATCAGTTCCAGATTTTCGGCGCGTTCCAGTGCGCGCTGGCCACCGCCGCGAAAATCATCTACGACGGATTGTTTGCGGCGGCGAACTTCAGCGAGATTGACGGTAACGTTGCCGGCATGAACTCCGTAATCGGCTGCGCGTTTGGCAAGGTACGCCACGCGGCCGCTGGCGACCATGGTCTTGGTTGGCGTGCAGCCTACGTTGACGCAGGTTCCGCCGACGTGAAGCCGTTCAACGACAGCGGTTTTCCATCCGGCTGCGGCTAGCGCAAGAGCGAGCGGTTTCCCACCTTGCCCAGTGCCGATAACGATAGCATCGAAATTTGTCTGGTTGGGCATAACAATTCCTCCTGCAATTGCCAACAGTAGGCAAACAATCGTGACCAAAAGAGAATACGGAACAAACGGAAATAACTGAAAAAACGGAAAGAGCCTGATTGTCTAAATTCTTTCCGTCCATTCCGTTATTTCCGTTTTTTTCCTTACTCCATCAAGAAGATTCTATCTTACCTCTAAATGCCACAAGGGTTGTGCGGTATTCCAAATGCATCAGCGCCCAATCGCAAACAAATCGTGTTCGCCGCGTATGAACATCATCCCGCCGGAAATTGCAGGCGTCGCCATCAACAATTGACCGATGCTGTTTTTGCCGAGCAGTTCAAATTTCTCTCCGGCCTTGACAATAAAAATATCGCCGTCTTCGCTGGGCAGGTAAATCTTGTCGTCGGATGCCACGGGCGAGCCGCTGAAGCCGCTGCCTTGATGGGGAATTCGTTGCTGGTATTTTTCTTCGCCGGTTGCCAGATCGAAGCACGTGAAGATGCCTTCGTTTTTCAGCACATA encodes:
- a CDS encoding ABC transporter permease: MENLLKDLRYGCRMLWKNPGYTLIAVLTLALGIGANAAVFSVVNALLLRPMPYPNFDRITYIWSSDAQGEGKFSVSPHNYTDLRTRNQSFESYAAFHYASVALTGNGIPESLSCINASADFGKVVGTQPLQGRWFTAEEDVPGKNLVAVISYGLWQRKFGGKDVVGQSIQLNGEPHTVIGVMPQSFKFPQDRIEVWKPLALDLSKFQRGTSFLQSVARLKAGVSYEQARADAMGVAHQLTREYPNDERDLGFKLVSFREELVGDIERPLWILFGAVVLVLLIACVNVASLLLGRATVRWKEISVRAALGASRWNLIRLMLAESLVLGLVGGVLGLLLAAFGVEWLIKINPDAVPNPNDISIDRIVVVFTMLMSVITGIVFGALPAWQLTKTNLSQAMRESTRSASGSAKLTLIRNGLVVLEIAASLVLLVTAGLLLKSFWKLLEVNPGFRAENVVKADISLPRAKYNTSDQQAEFFRRTLEGIRSMPGVESAGVTTNLPFNNGRGTTSFSIDDRPTPPNSDPPNADNHEISADYFKTMGIPLRSGRDFTDADVRTSAGVVIINEQLAKVYWPGENPIGKHLTIGTPEEVKLYGKEVSREIVGVIGNVKLMELTADFNPELYIPAAQQPTSGMTLVVRGKAQPENLTNAIRQVVGSIDPNQPIRRPLTLETLLSRSVAPQRFIAMLLLVFASLAIVLAVVGIYGVMNYVVSQRTQEIGIRLALGAQRADVLKMVIGQGMRLAAVGIGLGLIVALAISRLLTKLLYDVSTTDVMAYTGVSVLLALVVLLACLIPARKASNVDPMIALRCE
- a CDS encoding ABC transporter permease; its protein translation is METLFQDVRFGLRRLIKSPGFSIVAILSLALGIGANTAIFSLVNMVLFRSLPVPEPKQLVAVNSMGKDGEMSAHSYLNYVDFRDRNEVLSGLLAYRFSPMSLSVSGHNEKVWGFQVSGNYFDVVGVKPVVGRGFLPEEDKTRLSHPVAVISYSLWQKRFGGNAGIIDSEILINGKKFKVVGVAPAGFKGTEFVYTPEVYVPFAMQRWIEPESDWLDNRSNQNLFIVGRLKPGVTTEQAEASLNLVAAQLARDYPSENEGLKISLTPPGLILPQIRNAMLGISAVLMALVVLVLLIACTNLANLLLARATERAKEIAIRLSIGASRARIIRQLLTESVLLALVGGLMGVLLAGWIIDLIISLKPPADIPVTLELHLDWRVLMFSVIVSVITGILFGLVPALQATKTDLVPALKDVASQSGVRRSWLRSSLVVAQIAVSLLLLVAAGLTLRALQQLRTINPGFNPENSLTMSFDLSLQGYNSENGNQLRKQLLNRIQSLPGVQAASVSDFLPLSMNYNGTNIFIEGQPIERGVNAPNAMNADVGLKYFESIGTPLLAGRDLNELDQEGKTRSVVVNETFAHKFFPGANPNQNALGKRLRTRPEGEPWEIVGVAKDGKYWSIGEDPRAFVWFPLGNQLAFNSLIVRTTTNPESVIGSIRNEFRNLDPNLPVTNVITMKEHMNLSLFPARAVAALLAAFGLLALTLAGIGIYGVMSYSVAQRTREVGIRMALGAQRGDVLRMILRQGMKLAAIGMIIGLVSALVLTRLLSNLLYGVSATDVVAFAGVTLLLGAVVVLACLIPASKAAKVDPMVALRYE
- a CDS encoding sulfotransferase family 2 domain-containing protein; the protein is MTIYLPMQQFFFLHIPKTAGMSFTAFLCDHFQESEILSGAYWETIRKRPLSELEKYRLITGHIGYELTFHLNNPFVVAIFRHPVDRLCSVYEYLNEVFDRDPNMTVEDPDINSFIQLWKVAVRRPFAEFLDSTEAPVVAALLRNPQSRQLAQSTPYQLSDLSDEQIFQLAEPRLKKIDVVGTVEHFDDTVTATCRKAGWPLPPDFNRYNQNITEKRSVRETLDASLRKKIEQLSAVDLELYQLAQKRLLDDCWGAETHTR
- a CDS encoding TIGR04348 family glycosyltransferase is translated as MRIGIITPAPPNSLAGNRRTALRWANLLRQLGHRVVISQNYVDQPFDVLVALHAKRSHDSINRFHRMHSHRPLIVALTGTDLYHDLRRSRQAQASLEMATRLIVLQPKALENLPERFHHKTRVIYQSVGLAVSPMGNPQSQPPNHKSHASAFQVCVIGHLRGVKDPFRAAMASRLLPATSRIQIVQVGKALGERIAVSARREMHLNPRYRWVGEQSPKRALEILRSSQLCVNSSRMEGGANSISEAIAAGVPVIASRVPGNLGLLGENYPGYFPVGDGEALARLLFRAETDEQFLAQLKLAGQNLAGKFLPEQELDAWRKLLVELFAA
- the egtB gene encoding ergothioneine biosynthesis protein EgtB is translated as MIELFKQVRQQTLQIVAPLEIEDYVVQTAEFMSPPRWHIGHTSWFFETLLQTYQSGYKVFDEEYLFYFNSYYEGFGKRIERAKRGTKSRPTVKDTVRYRQHVDAEMLKFLEQIDRREDAAELLKLIRLGLEHEIQHQELLVYDIKHLLCDLYEAPQSVAPIATEAVSGMVEVEGGLFQLGYDGDEFAWDNEKPQHTVFLQDFAIDRAPVSVGEYLEFIEAGAYQDYRWWLSTAWETVNREQWQAPLYWEREGDEWMIRDYHGVHSAKAKANEPVTHVSYFEATAFAKWAGKRLPTEAEWEKAACCDPATKTKRNFPWGDAAPELLHANLFDNQLWSVAPIGAFPKGKSFYGCHQMIGDVWEWTNSDYAPYPGFKTEFNEYNDKWFVGQKVLRGGSFATPRIHIRATYRNFFNPPERWMISGFRCAKTL
- a CDS encoding mercuric reductase; translated protein: MPNQTNFDAIVIGTGQGGKPLALALAAAGWKTAVVERLHVGGTCVNVGCTPTKTMVASGRVAYLAKRAADYGVHAGNVTVNLAEVRRRKQSVVDDFRGGGQRALERAENLELIFGEASFTSANTIVVKLNDGKTRQLSAPKIFINVGCRPADPGVAGSENVPILDSSSIMELDELPEHLLVLGGGYIGLEFGQMFRRFGSRVTIVQRAAQLLGREDQDVADEVAKILREDGVDVLLNASATKVSRDAEGKIHLTVKTAVGERTITGTHLLAAAGRTPNSDALNLTAAGVETDKAGFIKTNAKLETNVAEIYALGDVKGGPQFTHISYDDYRIIKTNLIEGGNATITDRFVPYTVFIDPQLGRVGLSESEAKAKGLNLKIAKMPMAYVARAIEMSETRGFMKAVIDADTGQILGFTVLGIEGGEIMSMMEIAMMGKLPYTALRDAIFAHPTLAESLNNLFNI